One segment of Pandoraea pnomenusa DNA contains the following:
- the putA gene encoding trifunctional transcriptional regulator/proline dehydrogenase/L-glutamate gamma-semialdehyde dehydrogenase — MANTTLGVKVDDVLRTRLKTAAQQIERTPHWLIKQAIFAYLERIESGALPPELSGATQSGTEVIEGHASDDAVPHPFLEFAQNVQPQSVLRAAITAAYRRPEPECVPVLVGQAKLAPSTATQASDLARKLVVALRGKSTGGGVEGLIHEFSLSSQEGVALMCLAEALLRIPDKATRDALIRDKISKGDWHAHMGNSPSMFVNAATWGLMITGKLVTTTSEAGLTKALTRLIGRGGEPLIRKGVDIAMRLMGEQFVTGETISEALANSRKYEAQGFRYSYDMLGEAATTEEDAQRYYASYEQAIHAIGKASAGRGIYEGPGISIKLSALHPRYSRSQHERTVAELLPRVQSLAKLARSYDIGLNIDAEEADRLEISLDLLEALCFDPELAGWNGIGFVVQAYQKRCPFVIDFIIDLARRSRHRIMVRLVKGAYWDTEIKRAQVDGLEGYPVYTRKIYTDVSYLACAKKLLAVPDAIYPQFATHNAYTLSAIYHLAGNNYYPGQYEFQCLHGMGEPLYEEVVGPIASGKLARPCRVYAPVGTHETLLAYLVRRLLENGANTSFVNRIADETVSVDELIADPVTEAEKVQPLGAPHAKIPLPRDLYGTSRANSSGFDLSNEHRLASLSSALLASAGTPWRAAPMLADGERTTGTPRPVRNPADLRDTVGQVIEATSDDVQAALAHAVAAAPIWQATPVEERADCLMRSADLLEAHMPTLMGLCVREAGKSLPNAVAEVREAVDFLRYYAAQIRQGFSNDTHRPLGPVLCISPWNFPLAIFVGQVAAALAAGNPVIAKPAEQTPLIAAEAVRLMQAAGVPAGALQLLPGTGETVGAALVADARTKAVMFTGSTEVARIIARTLAERLDANGRPIPLIAETGGQNAMIVDSSALPEQVVYDVLASAFDSAGQRCSALRVLCLQDDIADKTLHMLKGAMQELAIGNPDRLSIDVGPVIDAEAQGGINRHIEQMRAKGFPVEQLPLPEAARHGTFVPPTLIELTDLKALQREVFGPVLHVIRFKRAQLDKLLDQINGTGYGLTFGVHTRIDETIAYVTERAHVGNVYVNRNVIGAVVGVQPFGGEGLSGTGPKAGGPMYLPRLLATRPAALAPELNRNDAALSPLVSYRDWLHRQSDSAAAIDRVDRYLATSALDATAVLPGPTGERNTYGLAPRGPVLCVAATPLGARTQLAAVLATGNTAVFADSPAARELVSALPDTLKARASVLAAGTDAAGEPSLAAVLFEGDSDELLALNRRIATRNGPILSTQGLSPEALSAGDDYSLERLLCERSVSVNTAAAGGNANLMTIG, encoded by the coding sequence ATGGCAAACACCACGCTTGGCGTCAAGGTCGACGACGTCCTCCGCACGCGGCTCAAGACGGCCGCCCAGCAAATCGAGCGCACCCCGCACTGGCTCATCAAACAGGCCATCTTCGCCTATCTCGAGCGTATCGAGAGCGGCGCATTGCCGCCCGAACTCAGTGGTGCAACCCAATCCGGTACCGAGGTGATCGAGGGCCACGCCAGCGACGACGCCGTGCCGCATCCCTTCCTCGAATTCGCCCAGAACGTGCAACCGCAGTCGGTGCTGCGCGCCGCGATCACGGCGGCCTATCGCCGTCCCGAGCCGGAATGCGTGCCAGTGCTGGTCGGCCAGGCCAAGCTGGCGCCGTCGACCGCCACGCAAGCCTCCGACCTCGCCCGCAAGCTGGTCGTCGCGCTGCGCGGCAAGAGTACGGGCGGTGGCGTGGAGGGCCTGATCCACGAGTTCTCGCTGTCGAGCCAGGAAGGCGTGGCGCTGATGTGTCTTGCCGAAGCGCTGCTGCGCATTCCCGACAAGGCCACGCGCGATGCCCTCATTCGCGACAAGATCAGCAAGGGCGACTGGCACGCCCACATGGGCAATTCGCCCTCGATGTTCGTCAATGCCGCCACCTGGGGCCTGATGATCACCGGCAAGCTCGTGACGACGACCAGTGAAGCGGGCCTCACGAAGGCGCTCACTCGCCTGATCGGCCGCGGCGGCGAACCGCTCATCCGCAAGGGCGTGGACATCGCCATGCGCCTGATGGGCGAGCAGTTCGTGACGGGCGAAACCATCTCCGAAGCGCTTGCCAACAGCCGCAAGTACGAAGCCCAGGGCTTCCGCTACTCGTACGACATGCTCGGCGAGGCCGCGACGACCGAGGAAGACGCCCAGCGCTACTACGCCAGCTACGAGCAGGCAATCCATGCGATCGGGAAAGCCTCGGCGGGCCGCGGCATCTACGAAGGCCCCGGCATCTCGATCAAGCTCTCGGCATTGCACCCGCGCTACTCGCGCAGCCAGCACGAGCGTACCGTTGCCGAACTGTTGCCGCGCGTGCAGTCGCTTGCCAAGCTGGCCCGCTCGTATGACATCGGCCTGAACATCGACGCCGAAGAGGCCGACCGCCTCGAGATCTCGCTCGACCTGCTCGAGGCGCTCTGCTTCGACCCGGAACTCGCCGGCTGGAACGGCATCGGCTTCGTGGTGCAGGCGTATCAGAAGCGCTGCCCGTTCGTGATCGACTTCATTATCGATCTCGCCCGGCGCAGCCGGCATCGCATCATGGTGCGCCTGGTCAAAGGCGCCTATTGGGATACGGAAATCAAGCGCGCACAAGTCGACGGCCTGGAAGGCTATCCGGTGTACACGCGCAAGATCTACACGGACGTGTCGTACCTCGCCTGCGCGAAGAAGCTGCTCGCCGTGCCGGATGCGATCTACCCGCAGTTCGCCACGCACAACGCCTACACGCTCTCCGCCATCTATCACCTCGCGGGCAACAACTACTACCCCGGCCAGTACGAATTCCAGTGCCTGCACGGCATGGGCGAGCCGCTGTACGAGGAAGTCGTCGGCCCCATCGCGTCGGGCAAGCTCGCGCGGCCGTGCCGGGTGTATGCGCCGGTCGGCACGCATGAAACGCTGCTCGCCTACCTCGTGCGCCGTCTGCTGGAAAACGGCGCCAACACGTCGTTCGTGAACCGCATTGCCGACGAGACCGTCAGCGTCGACGAACTGATCGCCGATCCGGTGACGGAAGCCGAGAAGGTGCAACCGCTGGGGGCGCCGCACGCGAAGATTCCGCTGCCGCGCGATCTTTACGGTACCTCGCGCGCCAATTCGTCGGGCTTCGATCTGTCCAACGAACATCGTCTCGCCTCGCTGTCGTCGGCGCTGCTCGCGAGCGCCGGCACGCCGTGGCGCGCCGCCCCGATGCTCGCCGATGGCGAACGCACGACCGGCACCCCGCGTCCGGTACGCAACCCGGCCGATCTGCGCGACACCGTCGGCCAGGTGATCGAGGCGACCTCGGACGACGTGCAAGCCGCATTGGCCCACGCCGTGGCCGCCGCGCCGATCTGGCAGGCCACGCCGGTCGAGGAACGCGCCGACTGCCTGATGCGCTCGGCCGACCTGCTCGAAGCCCATATGCCCACGCTCATGGGACTGTGCGTGCGCGAAGCCGGCAAGTCGCTGCCGAACGCCGTGGCCGAAGTGCGCGAAGCGGTCGACTTCCTGCGTTACTACGCGGCGCAGATCCGTCAGGGCTTCTCGAATGACACGCACCGCCCGCTGGGCCCGGTGCTGTGTATCAGCCCGTGGAACTTCCCGCTCGCGATTTTCGTCGGTCAGGTCGCCGCGGCGCTGGCCGCCGGCAACCCGGTCATCGCCAAGCCTGCCGAGCAAACGCCGCTCATCGCGGCCGAGGCCGTGCGCCTGATGCAGGCCGCCGGCGTGCCGGCCGGCGCGCTCCAACTGCTGCCCGGCACGGGTGAGACCGTCGGCGCCGCACTGGTGGCCGACGCCCGGACCAAGGCCGTCATGTTTACCGGCTCGACCGAAGTCGCACGCATCATCGCGCGCACGCTGGCCGAGCGGCTCGACGCCAACGGCCGTCCTATCCCGCTGATCGCCGAGACCGGCGGGCAAAACGCCATGATCGTCGACTCGTCGGCCTTGCCTGAACAGGTCGTGTACGACGTGCTCGCGTCGGCCTTCGATTCGGCCGGCCAGCGCTGCTCGGCGCTGCGCGTGCTGTGCCTGCAGGACGATATCGCCGACAAGACGCTGCACATGCTCAAGGGCGCCATGCAGGAACTGGCGATCGGCAACCCGGATCGCCTCTCCATCGATGTCGGCCCCGTGATCGACGCCGAAGCGCAGGGCGGCATCAACCGTCATATCGAGCAGATGCGCGCCAAGGGCTTCCCGGTCGAACAGTTGCCGTTGCCCGAAGCCGCACGACACGGCACGTTCGTGCCGCCCACGCTCATCGAGCTCACGGATCTGAAGGCACTGCAACGCGAAGTGTTCGGTCCGGTGCTGCACGTGATCCGGTTCAAGCGCGCCCAGCTCGACAAGCTGCTCGACCAGATCAACGGCACGGGCTACGGCCTGACGTTCGGCGTGCACACGCGTATCGACGAAACCATCGCCTACGTGACCGAGCGTGCACACGTCGGCAACGTCTACGTGAACCGCAACGTGATCGGCGCCGTGGTCGGCGTGCAGCCCTTCGGCGGCGAAGGCCTGTCTGGGACAGGTCCGAAAGCGGGTGGTCCGATGTATCTGCCGCGCCTGCTCGCCACGCGCCCGGCCGCGCTCGCTCCCGAGCTCAATCGCAACGACGCCGCCCTCTCGCCGCTGGTGAGCTATCGCGACTGGCTGCATCGTCAGTCGGACAGCGCCGCCGCGATCGATCGCGTGGATCGCTATCTGGCCACCTCGGCGCTCGACGCCACGGCCGTGCTGCCGGGGCCGACCGGCGAGCGCAACACGTACGGACTGGCGCCGCGCGGTCCGGTGCTGTGCGTGGCCGCCACGCCGCTGGGCGCCCGCACGCAACTGGCTGCCGTGCTGGCAACGGGCAACACGGCGGTCTTCGCGGACAGCCCCGCCGCGCGTGAGCTGGTGAGTGCGCTGCCCGACACGCTCAAGGCGCGCGCCTCGGTGCTGGCCGCCGGGACCGACGCGGCCGGCGAACCATCGCTCGCCGCCGTGCTGTTCGAAGGCGACAGCGACGAATTGCTCGCGCTGAACCGCCGCATCGCCACGCGCAACGGTCCGATTCTCTCGACGCAAGGCCTCTCGCCCGAAGCCCTCTCGGCGGGCGACGACTACTCGCTGGAGCGTCTGCTGTGCGAACGCTCGGTGTCGGTGAACACGGCGGCCGCGGGTGGCAACGCCAACCTCATGACCATCGGCTGA
- the sorB gene encoding SorB family sulfite dehydrogenase c-type cytochrome subunit — MNAVKLSNVAALLAGLSGALLTLGASSAHALEIKLPQETAQLKASTLAGHQAANAWCVMCHSVDYVNTQPPMPAAFWHAEVAKMVKVYGAPIPEDQVKLIAEYLGKTYGTDQK, encoded by the coding sequence ATGAACGCAGTCAAATTGTCGAACGTCGCCGCCTTGCTGGCCGGGCTGAGCGGCGCCCTTCTCACCCTCGGCGCGTCTTCCGCGCACGCCCTGGAGATCAAGCTGCCGCAGGAGACCGCCCAGCTCAAGGCCTCCACACTTGCCGGTCATCAGGCCGCCAACGCCTGGTGTGTCATGTGTCACTCCGTGGACTACGTCAACACCCAGCCGCCAATGCCCGCCGCCTTCTGGCACGCGGAAGTCGCGAAGATGGTGAAGGTGTACGGCGCGCCGATTCCCGAAGATCAGGTCAAGCTAATCGCCGAGTATCTCGGCAAGACGTACGGCACCGACCAGAAGTGA
- the sorA gene encoding SorA family sulfite dehydrogenase catalytic subunit — protein MKSHDRSAPPTAPHTAASAASPILPPEYAFSEAPPESALAEVSRRRFLRRAGALSVGATLAGRALDVFAAATAPTMVTLPFANGERELVAYPQKRPLIRLTARPPQLETPFEVFNDGLITPNDAFFVRYHLAGIPTDIDPAKHRIRVGGSVSKPLDISLASLKKDFGQPVEIVAVHQCSGNSRGFFEPRVAGGQIANGAMGNARWRGIPLKRILERAGVSPNAKQVTFEGLDRPIVPATPEFVKALDLDHAMDGEVMIAFAMNGKDLPMLNGFPVRLVVPGYYGTYWVKHLADINVIDKVFDGFWMATAYRIPDNDCNCVEPGKAPEKTKPIGRFTVRSFITSHADGQQVAAGKAMRVRGIAFDGGEGIRDVQFSTDGGQTWHAAKLGQELSKYSFREWTANFTPPQAGEYVLKVRATNRAGVTQPLQSLWNPAGYLRNGVESVRVVAA, from the coding sequence ATGAAGTCGCACGACCGGAGCGCCCCCCCCACGGCGCCACATACCGCCGCATCCGCCGCATCTCCCATTCTCCCGCCCGAATACGCGTTTTCCGAAGCGCCGCCGGAGTCGGCCCTGGCCGAAGTCTCGCGCCGTCGCTTTCTGCGCCGCGCCGGGGCACTGAGCGTCGGGGCCACGCTGGCCGGGCGGGCGCTCGACGTATTTGCGGCAGCCACCGCGCCGACGATGGTCACGCTGCCGTTCGCCAACGGCGAGCGCGAACTCGTCGCGTATCCGCAAAAGCGTCCGTTGATCCGGCTCACGGCACGGCCACCGCAACTGGAAACGCCCTTCGAGGTGTTCAACGACGGGCTGATCACGCCCAACGACGCATTCTTTGTGCGCTACCACCTTGCGGGCATCCCGACCGACATCGATCCGGCAAAGCACCGCATTCGCGTGGGCGGCAGCGTGAGCAAACCGCTCGACATCTCGCTCGCCTCGCTGAAGAAGGACTTCGGCCAGCCCGTGGAAATCGTGGCCGTGCATCAGTGCTCGGGCAATAGCCGCGGCTTCTTCGAGCCGCGCGTGGCGGGCGGGCAGATCGCCAACGGCGCCATGGGCAACGCCCGCTGGCGCGGTATTCCACTCAAGCGGATTCTCGAGCGCGCAGGGGTGTCGCCCAATGCGAAGCAGGTCACCTTCGAGGGTCTGGATCGCCCGATCGTGCCCGCCACGCCGGAGTTCGTGAAGGCGCTCGACCTCGACCACGCGATGGACGGCGAGGTGATGATCGCGTTTGCCATGAACGGCAAGGACCTGCCGATGCTCAACGGCTTCCCCGTGCGACTGGTCGTGCCCGGGTACTACGGCACTTACTGGGTCAAGCATCTGGCCGACATCAACGTCATCGACAAGGTATTCGACGGTTTCTGGATGGCCACGGCCTATCGCATCCCGGATAACGACTGCAATTGCGTCGAACCCGGCAAGGCACCCGAGAAGACGAAGCCGATCGGCCGCTTCACCGTGCGTTCGTTCATTACCAGTCACGCCGACGGTCAGCAAGTCGCCGCCGGCAAGGCCATGCGCGTGCGAGGCATTGCATTCGACGGCGGCGAAGGCATTCGCGACGTGCAGTTCTCGACCGACGGCGGCCAGACATGGCACGCCGCGAAGCTGGGCCAGGAGTTGTCGAAATACTCGTTCCGCGAATGGACGGCGAATTTCACGCCGCCACAGGCCGGCGAGTACGTTCTGAAAGTGCGGGCGACGAATCGTGCAGGGGTGACGCAACCGCTGCAATCGTTGTGGAATCCGGCCGGCTATCTGCGCAACGGCGTGGAATCCGTGCGCGTAGTCGCGGCTTGA
- the putP gene encoding sodium/proline symporter PutP: MSLWNPTAVSFTVYLLLMLVIGWLGYRSTNNLSDYILGGRRLGSFVTALSAGASDMSGWLLLGLPGAIYVGGLSGVWIAVGLAVGAWANWHLVAARLRVHTEVCGNALTLPEYLTQRFGDSSHVLRIVTALVILIFFTIYCASGVVAGARLFETMFGLDYRTALWIGAVATIAYVFIGGFLAVSWTDTVQASLMFAALVVTPIAVITIDGGPAAAISAVTAVHPAHTDWFGELAPVGVISMLAWGLGYFGQPHILVRFMAARSAAAIPQARRICMTWMTLCLAGAVAVGFFGLAFYSARPLIGDGVAANPETIFMALTTQLFTPWLAGILLAAILAAVMSTLSCQLLVCASALTEDLYKTFARGPVSQRRLVWIGRAMVLAVAVVAVLLALDPNSRVLGMVSYAWAGFGAAFGPLVLATLLWPRVTRNGALAGIVVGAATVLIWKQFAWFELYEIVPGFVLGGLALVVVSRLGRAPSADVLARFEAAEAVLRQIRDGAPVIPGSTDAPTAQPTP; the protein is encoded by the coding sequence ATGTCCCTGTGGAATCCCACTGCGGTGTCATTCACCGTCTATTTGCTGCTCATGCTGGTGATCGGGTGGCTCGGTTACCGGTCCACCAACAATCTCTCCGACTACATCCTCGGTGGACGCCGCCTCGGCAGCTTCGTCACCGCGCTCTCCGCAGGGGCGTCCGACATGAGCGGCTGGCTGCTGCTTGGGCTGCCGGGCGCCATCTACGTCGGTGGCCTGTCGGGCGTCTGGATCGCTGTCGGCCTCGCCGTGGGCGCATGGGCGAACTGGCATCTGGTCGCCGCGCGGCTGCGCGTGCACACCGAGGTTTGCGGCAACGCCCTGACATTGCCCGAATACCTGACGCAGCGCTTTGGCGACAGCAGCCATGTGCTGCGCATTGTCACGGCGCTCGTGATCCTCATCTTCTTCACGATTTACTGCGCCTCCGGCGTGGTGGCCGGAGCGCGCCTGTTCGAGACGATGTTCGGACTCGACTACCGCACAGCGCTGTGGATCGGCGCCGTGGCGACCATCGCGTACGTGTTCATCGGCGGCTTTCTCGCGGTGAGCTGGACCGACACCGTGCAAGCCTCGTTGATGTTCGCCGCGCTGGTGGTCACGCCGATTGCCGTGATCACCATCGACGGCGGCCCGGCCGCGGCGATCTCCGCCGTGACGGCGGTTCACCCCGCGCACACCGACTGGTTCGGGGAGCTCGCCCCCGTCGGCGTGATCTCGATGCTCGCATGGGGCCTCGGTTATTTCGGCCAGCCGCATATTCTCGTGCGCTTCATGGCCGCGCGCTCGGCCGCCGCGATCCCGCAGGCGCGACGCATCTGCATGACCTGGATGACGCTTTGCCTGGCCGGCGCCGTGGCGGTGGGCTTCTTCGGCCTGGCGTTCTATAGCGCGCGTCCGCTGATCGGCGACGGGGTGGCCGCCAATCCGGAAACGATCTTCATGGCATTGACCACCCAGTTGTTCACGCCGTGGCTCGCCGGCATTCTGCTCGCCGCGATTCTGGCGGCGGTGATGAGCACGCTGTCGTGCCAGTTGCTCGTCTGCGCGAGCGCGCTGACGGAGGACCTTTACAAGACGTTTGCGCGCGGGCCGGTCAGCCAACGCCGTCTCGTGTGGATCGGGCGCGCGATGGTGCTGGCCGTGGCGGTCGTCGCGGTATTGCTGGCGCTCGACCCGAACAGCCGGGTGCTGGGCATGGTGAGCTACGCCTGGGCCGGCTTCGGCGCGGCGTTCGGTCCGCTGGTGCTGGCCACCCTGCTCTGGCCCCGCGTCACACGCAACGGCGCGCTGGCGGGCATCGTGGTGGGTGCCGCCACGGTGCTCATCTGGAAACAGTTCGCCTGGTTCGAACTGTACGAAATCGTGCCCGGCTTCGTCCTCGGCGGTCTGGCGCTCGTGGTCGTGAGTCGTCTCGGCCGGGCGCCGTCCGCCGACGTTCTCGCCCGTTTCGAAGCGGCCGAAGCCGTCCTGCGCCAGATCCGCGACGGCGCCCCCGTCATCCCGGGTAGCACCGACGCGCCCACGGCGCAACCCACGCCATAA
- a CDS encoding branched-chain amino acid ABC transporter substrate-binding protein: MQSKLTLSAVAVAGLLAFGTAGAQQAQEVKLGFAAPLTGAQAHYGKDMQNGIQMAVDEYNATKPTIEGKPVKFVLQSEDDQADPRQGSLVAQKLVDSGIKGMLGHFNSGTTIPASRIYAGAGIPEIAMATAPEYTKQGFKTTFRMMTSDIQQGSVVGTFAVKKLGFKNIAIVDDRTAYGQGLADEFEKAAKAAGGKIVRREYANDKAVDFRAILTNLKRANPDMVFYGGADAQAGPLAKQMRELGMKSTLMAGEMVKSDAFLKIAGDAANGSVVSLAGLPLDKMPGGTAYEQRYKAKFGSAPETYSPYAYDGAMAMMSAMKKANSTDPAKYLPALAKTSMPGVTTRELAYDKVGDLKYGSITLYKVVDGKWTVLETVGGK; encoded by the coding sequence ATGCAATCGAAGCTTACGCTCAGCGCAGTCGCAGTGGCGGGACTGCTCGCGTTCGGTACCGCCGGCGCACAACAGGCGCAGGAAGTGAAGCTGGGTTTTGCCGCACCGCTCACGGGCGCCCAGGCGCACTACGGCAAGGACATGCAGAACGGCATCCAGATGGCCGTTGACGAGTACAACGCCACCAAGCCGACCATCGAAGGCAAGCCGGTGAAGTTCGTGTTGCAGTCCGAGGACGATCAGGCGGATCCGCGTCAGGGTTCGCTGGTTGCGCAGAAATTGGTCGACTCGGGCATCAAGGGCATGCTCGGCCATTTCAACTCGGGCACCACGATCCCGGCATCGCGCATCTACGCCGGCGCCGGTATCCCGGAAATCGCCATGGCGACCGCGCCGGAATACACGAAGCAGGGTTTCAAGACGACCTTCCGCATGATGACCTCGGACATCCAGCAGGGGTCGGTGGTGGGCACGTTCGCGGTCAAGAAGCTGGGCTTCAAGAACATCGCGATCGTCGACGATCGCACCGCCTACGGCCAGGGCCTGGCCGACGAGTTCGAGAAAGCGGCGAAGGCAGCCGGTGGCAAGATCGTGCGCCGCGAGTACGCCAACGACAAGGCCGTGGATTTCCGCGCGATCCTGACCAACCTCAAGCGCGCCAATCCGGACATGGTCTTCTACGGCGGCGCCGACGCCCAGGCTGGCCCGCTCGCCAAGCAGATGCGCGAGCTGGGCATGAAGAGCACGCTGATGGCCGGCGAGATGGTCAAGTCGGATGCGTTCCTGAAGATTGCCGGCGACGCCGCCAACGGCTCGGTTGTCTCGCTCGCCGGCCTGCCGCTCGACAAGATGCCCGGCGGCACCGCTTACGAACAGCGCTACAAGGCGAAGTTCGGCTCGGCCCCGGAAACCTACTCGCCCTACGCCTATGACGGTGCCATGGCCATGATGTCCGCCATGAAGAAGGCCAACTCGACCGACCCGGCGAAGTACCTGCCGGCGCTGGCCAAGACGAGCATGCCCGGCGTGACCACGCGTGAGCTGGCTTACGACAAGGTGGGCGATCTGAAGTACGGCTCGATCACGCTCTACAAGGTGGTCGACGGCAAGTGGACCGTACTCGAGACGGTCGGCGGCAAGTGA
- a CDS encoding alanine/glycine:cation symporter family protein: MESWVKSMVDAVGGVLSGYPLVIALLGAGLYFTVRFGGIQIRAFAHSVRLLRTSGDISGISPFQAFATGLASRVGTGNIAGVAVALTIGGPGAIFWMWMTALLGMASAFVESTLAQIFKVAHRDNTFRGGPAYYIQLGLGSRKFGVVFAVALLFTFGFALNSVQSHSIAEALEASFGWERQWIGIALVLLTAPIIYGGVRRVARVAQWIVPVMAVAYLGLAVFVCLANLHEFPGMIALIWRHAFGLEPAAGGIAGYAVGQAVLMGVKRGLFSNEAGMGSAPNAAAVATTRHPVQQGLMQMLGVCFDTIVVCSATAFMILLSGEFMPGAAPEGAVLTQRALAAHFGDWAVTFTGLTVFFLAYSSVLGNYAYAEVNMDYMTQRRWCLHVFRALVLAAVMLGSIASLPLVWSFADVGTALMAFINLIAIALLTRYAVLAWHDYRKQRKAGVAEPVFTRDVLPPELRERLPKDVW; the protein is encoded by the coding sequence ATGGAAAGCTGGGTTAAATCGATGGTGGATGCCGTCGGCGGGGTGCTGTCGGGCTACCCCCTGGTGATCGCCTTGCTCGGCGCGGGCCTTTACTTCACCGTGCGGTTCGGCGGCATACAGATCCGGGCGTTCGCGCATAGCGTTCGCCTGTTGCGAACCTCGGGTGACATTTCCGGCATATCGCCGTTTCAGGCATTCGCCACGGGGCTGGCCAGCCGCGTCGGCACCGGCAATATCGCGGGCGTGGCCGTGGCGCTGACCATCGGCGGTCCGGGCGCCATCTTCTGGATGTGGATGACGGCATTGCTTGGCATGGCGTCGGCCTTTGTCGAATCGACGCTTGCGCAGATCTTCAAGGTTGCGCATCGGGACAACACGTTCCGTGGTGGCCCCGCCTACTACATTCAGCTCGGTCTCGGCTCACGCAAGTTCGGCGTCGTTTTCGCCGTCGCGCTGTTGTTCACGTTTGGCTTCGCCCTCAACTCGGTGCAATCGCACTCCATCGCGGAGGCGCTCGAAGCGTCGTTCGGCTGGGAGCGGCAGTGGATCGGCATCGCGTTGGTCCTGCTGACCGCGCCGATCATCTATGGGGGTGTGCGGCGTGTGGCGCGCGTGGCCCAATGGATCGTTCCGGTCATGGCGGTAGCGTATCTCGGGCTTGCGGTGTTCGTTTGCCTCGCGAATCTGCACGAGTTTCCCGGCATGATCGCGTTGATCTGGCGCCATGCCTTCGGGCTGGAGCCCGCGGCGGGTGGTATCGCCGGGTATGCCGTCGGTCAGGCGGTGCTGATGGGGGTGAAGCGGGGGCTCTTCTCCAACGAGGCCGGCATGGGCAGTGCGCCAAACGCGGCGGCGGTCGCCACCACGCGGCATCCGGTTCAGCAAGGGCTCATGCAGATGCTCGGCGTGTGCTTCGACACCATCGTCGTTTGCTCGGCGACGGCATTCATGATCCTGCTCTCGGGAGAGTTCATGCCCGGCGCGGCGCCGGAAGGCGCGGTGCTCACACAGCGCGCGCTGGCCGCGCACTTCGGCGACTGGGCGGTGACCTTCACCGGCCTGACGGTATTCTTCCTGGCGTATTCCAGCGTGCTCGGCAACTACGCGTACGCGGAAGTGAACATGGACTACATGACGCAGCGACGCTGGTGCCTGCATGTCTTTCGAGCGCTGGTACTGGCGGCGGTGATGCTCGGTTCCATCGCGAGCCTGCCGCTGGTGTGGAGTTTCGCCGACGTCGGTACGGCGTTGATGGCGTTCATCAACCTGATCGCCATTGCCTTGCTGACCCGATACGCGGTGCTCGCATGGCATGACTATCGGAAACAGCGCAAAGCCGGTGTCGCCGAACCGGTATTCACGCGCGACGTGCTGCCACCCGAGTTGCGCGAACGCCTGCCGAAGGACGTCTGGTAA